One genomic segment of Nocardioides cavernaquae includes these proteins:
- a CDS encoding ferredoxin yields MQITVDRNTCEGLGMCESMAHEYFEVDDDDMLVIHDENPPEEDRKLVLAAVNSCPVLALRLEG; encoded by the coding sequence ATGCAGATCACGGTCGACCGCAACACCTGCGAGGGCCTCGGCATGTGCGAGTCGATGGCGCACGAGTACTTCGAGGTCGATGACGACGACATGCTGGTCATCCACGACGAGAACCCGCCGGAGGAGGACCGCAAGCTGGTCCTGGCCGCGGTGAACTCCTGCCCGGTGCTGGCGCTCAGACTCGAGGGTTGA
- a CDS encoding PucR family transcriptional regulator, which produces MNDKEQALLPLVKAFVTAESRPEALERWVERIAAPVLAALPELAEDTTLTESLYAAVRAHWQAFLTSLSEPEREVHLVQAAADFAAELARRGHPLTAMFGIYRTAQQAVWEFLTSVVGTVATPGASDTDFVIFFWSRASSWINASIEESAEIFQEERDRVRQGAAAQRLVAVRSILAGGGSDPRELSAALGGHPLSAYNTALLLRTDDADRVSELREAVTVLARVTQSRNPLLVSPGGRDLWCWFTNRSAPDLHALSDSVDWLQERGISVAVGTPLVGVEGFRLSHQEAQQAQKIAFRSVATPTLTLFSDVELLSLLWSSGEAAQRFATRTLGALADEAEGPTRLRQTLHALLSTGSVDAASRLLSVHKNTVRYRVNQAEALLAQPLGYVPAEVALAIRYYDTFMARPS; this is translated from the coding sequence GTGAACGACAAGGAACAGGCACTCCTGCCGCTGGTCAAGGCGTTCGTGACCGCCGAGTCACGCCCCGAGGCCCTGGAGCGCTGGGTCGAGCGGATCGCAGCGCCGGTGCTGGCTGCCCTTCCAGAGCTCGCCGAGGACACGACCCTCACCGAGAGCCTGTACGCAGCGGTGCGGGCGCACTGGCAGGCCTTCCTCACCAGCCTCTCGGAGCCCGAGCGCGAGGTGCACCTGGTGCAAGCGGCTGCGGACTTTGCCGCCGAGCTGGCCCGCCGCGGCCATCCCCTGACGGCGATGTTCGGCATCTACCGCACAGCACAGCAGGCGGTCTGGGAGTTCCTCACATCGGTCGTCGGCACTGTGGCCACTCCGGGCGCCAGCGACACCGACTTCGTGATCTTCTTCTGGAGCCGGGCCAGCAGCTGGATCAACGCCTCGATCGAGGAGTCGGCCGAGATCTTCCAGGAGGAGCGCGATCGGGTGCGCCAGGGTGCCGCGGCACAGCGCCTCGTCGCCGTCCGCTCGATCCTCGCCGGTGGCGGCAGCGACCCGCGCGAGCTCTCCGCCGCCCTCGGCGGGCACCCGCTCTCGGCGTACAACACCGCGCTGCTGCTGCGCACAGATGACGCCGACCGCGTCTCCGAGCTGCGTGAGGCGGTCACGGTTCTCGCGCGGGTCACCCAGAGCCGCAACCCACTTCTCGTCAGCCCGGGGGGCCGCGACCTGTGGTGCTGGTTCACGAACCGCTCGGCTCCCGACCTCCACGCCCTGAGCGACTCGGTCGACTGGCTGCAGGAGCGGGGCATCTCGGTGGCTGTCGGGACGCCGCTGGTCGGGGTGGAGGGCTTCCGGCTCAGCCACCAGGAAGCACAGCAGGCCCAGAAGATCGCCTTCCGGTCAGTGGCGACCCCCACGCTGACGCTCTTCAGCGACGTGGAACTGCTCTCGCTCCTGTGGAGCTCCGGCGAGGCCGCCCAACGCTTCGCCACCCGCACGCTCGGCGCGCTGGCCGACGAGGCCGAGGGACCGACCCGTCTGCGCCAGACCCTCCATGCGCTGCTCTCGACCGGCAGCGTGGACGCGGCCTCGCGCCTGCTCTCGGTCCACAAGAACACCGTCCGCTACCGGGTCAACCAAGCAGAGGCACTCCTCGCGCAGCCGCTCGGCTACGTGCCCGCCGAGGTGGCCCTCGCGATCCGCTACTACGACACGTTCATGGCCCGACCCTCCTGA
- a CDS encoding fatty acid desaturase, whose product MSTPKADAGTASAMPWKDKKRHLWVLGLVVPMLPLAGMALHHTTGVGAFLWMTPVVFLGVIPLLDLISGYDDTNPPDEVIEALEEDRYYRWVTYLYLPVQYAGFVLAVWYLATADLGVAGKIGLAISIGTVAGVAINTAHELGHKKESHERWFSKIALAQSFYGHFYIEHNRGHHVRVATPDDPASSRLGESVYRFWPRTVVGSLKSAWHLEAKRYQRKHTHPFHLGNDVLNAWLMTVVLWGAMVAWLGLGILPYLVLQAIVGFSLLEIVNYMEHYGMLRQKVGPEGRQRYERVDPSHSWNSNNIATNVLLYHLQRHSDHHANPTRRYQTLRDFREAPVLPTGYTGMIVVALFPPLFRRVMDKRVVAHYDGDIRLANVHPAKLAKLLRRYPAPVEVVDESEHADVTAHTFTDDVMAARCPGCGYTYEVAVGNELEGFAAGTSWAEIPNDWCCPDCGVREKVDFVPLASADV is encoded by the coding sequence ATGAGCACACCGAAGGCAGATGCAGGCACCGCATCCGCGATGCCCTGGAAGGACAAGAAGCGTCACCTGTGGGTGCTCGGGCTCGTGGTCCCGATGCTTCCCCTCGCCGGGATGGCCCTTCACCACACGACCGGTGTCGGCGCGTTCCTCTGGATGACGCCGGTGGTCTTCCTCGGCGTGATCCCGCTGCTCGACCTGATCTCCGGCTACGACGACACCAACCCGCCGGATGAGGTGATCGAGGCACTCGAGGAGGACCGCTACTACCGCTGGGTGACCTACCTCTACCTCCCCGTGCAGTACGCCGGCTTCGTGCTGGCGGTCTGGTACCTCGCGACCGCAGACCTCGGTGTCGCCGGCAAGATCGGCCTGGCCATCTCCATCGGCACCGTGGCCGGTGTCGCGATCAACACCGCGCACGAGCTGGGTCACAAGAAGGAGAGCCACGAGCGCTGGTTCTCCAAGATCGCCCTGGCCCAGAGCTTCTACGGCCACTTCTACATCGAGCACAACCGGGGCCACCACGTCCGCGTGGCGACCCCCGACGACCCGGCCTCGAGCCGCCTCGGTGAGAGCGTGTACCGATTCTGGCCGCGCACGGTCGTCGGCTCGCTGAAGAGCGCCTGGCACCTCGAGGCGAAGCGCTACCAGCGCAAGCACACACACCCGTTCCACCTCGGCAACGACGTCCTCAACGCGTGGCTGATGACGGTCGTTCTCTGGGGCGCCATGGTCGCCTGGCTCGGCCTCGGGATCCTTCCGTACCTCGTGCTGCAGGCGATCGTCGGCTTCAGCCTGCTCGAGATCGTGAACTACATGGAGCACTACGGCATGCTCCGCCAGAAGGTCGGCCCGGAGGGTCGCCAGCGCTACGAGCGTGTTGACCCGAGCCACAGCTGGAACTCCAACAACATCGCGACCAACGTGCTGCTCTACCACCTGCAGCGGCACAGCGACCACCACGCCAACCCGACGCGGCGCTACCAGACGCTCCGCGACTTCCGTGAGGCTCCGGTCCTGCCGACCGGCTACACCGGCATGATCGTCGTCGCGCTCTTCCCGCCGCTGTTCCGCAGGGTCATGGACAAGCGCGTGGTGGCCCACTACGACGGCGACATCCGGCTGGCCAACGTGCACCCGGCCAAGCTCGCGAAGCTGCTGCGTCGCTACCCGGCACCGGTTGAAGTAGTCGACGAGAGCGAGCACGCGGACGTCACCGCCCACACCTTCACTGACGACGTGATGGCGGCCCGTTGCCCGGGCTGCGGTTACACCTACGAGGTCGCGGTTGGCAACGAGCTCGAGGGTTTCGCGGCCGGCACGTCCTGGGCCGAGATCCCGAACGACTGGTGCTGCCCCGACTGCGGCGTGCGCGAGAAGGTCGACTTCGTGCCCCTCGCCAGCGCGGATGTCTGA
- a CDS encoding MFS transporter — MLRLARRGDAPGRPRLTFAALVVGVCSYTLLQSMTVPALPHIQAELHASQSSASWILTSFLISASVATPILGRLGDAHGKIRMLVISLGLLSLGALGAALATTLPQMVAARVVQGLAGGVLPLAFGIIRDELPARRVPGAVALLSSLMSVGFGAGIVVAGPIVDLVGYRALFLLPTAAGVAAAITVALLVRESPVRTGRRVRTLPAVALAGWLVAGLLAVSGAPHAGWTSPRTLGLLLLAVVLLGAWVWIESRIDVPLIDLGLLVDRRVIGANLVALLIGISMYASFGFLPQLTQTPAASGYGLGASVALSGYLTLPTAVMSFVGGISSPWLGERLGRHVLITTGCCLSSAGLLSIALAHDHAWQFLVANALTGLGSGFVFAALANVVVAAAPLGSTSVAAGLNANLRTIGGAIGSAVMASIVTHHLLPTGWPDESGYTFGFALLAATSLVAAVVAARIPGCRQAPHALQRLDDRTISAGIVGNRGQAMSDSLVRTSE; from the coding sequence TTGCTCCGTCTCGCACGTCGAGGCGATGCCCCCGGGCGCCCGCGCCTGACCTTCGCGGCGCTGGTCGTCGGCGTGTGCTCCTACACGCTGCTGCAGTCGATGACGGTGCCGGCGCTCCCGCACATCCAGGCCGAGCTCCACGCCAGCCAGTCCTCGGCGTCATGGATCCTCACGTCGTTCCTGATCTCGGCCTCAGTCGCCACGCCGATCCTGGGCCGGCTCGGCGACGCGCACGGCAAGATCCGCATGCTCGTGATCAGCCTCGGCCTGCTGTCGCTGGGTGCTCTCGGTGCGGCGCTGGCCACGACCCTGCCGCAGATGGTGGCGGCGCGGGTGGTGCAGGGGCTGGCCGGGGGAGTGCTGCCGCTCGCCTTCGGCATCATCCGCGACGAGCTCCCTGCCCGCCGGGTGCCGGGCGCGGTCGCCCTGCTTTCATCGCTGATGTCGGTCGGTTTCGGAGCGGGCATCGTCGTCGCCGGACCGATCGTTGACCTGGTCGGGTATCGCGCCCTGTTCCTCCTGCCGACGGCGGCGGGGGTCGCCGCTGCGATCACGGTCGCGCTGCTGGTGCGGGAGTCGCCGGTGCGGACCGGCCGGCGGGTGCGGACCCTGCCCGCCGTCGCGCTGGCCGGCTGGCTGGTCGCCGGGTTGCTGGCCGTCTCCGGTGCACCGCACGCGGGCTGGACCTCACCGCGGACGCTCGGGCTGCTCCTCCTGGCCGTGGTCCTGCTCGGTGCCTGGGTGTGGATCGAGTCGCGGATCGACGTACCCCTGATCGACCTCGGGCTGCTCGTCGATCGCCGAGTCATCGGTGCCAACCTGGTGGCGCTGCTGATCGGCATCTCGATGTATGCGTCGTTCGGCTTCCTGCCGCAGCTGACCCAGACCCCGGCAGCGAGCGGCTACGGTTTGGGCGCTTCGGTCGCGCTCTCGGGCTACCTGACGCTGCCGACTGCGGTGATGTCGTTCGTCGGTGGCATCAGCTCACCGTGGCTGGGCGAGCGGCTGGGGCGTCACGTCCTGATCACGACAGGGTGCTGCCTGTCCTCGGCCGGCCTGCTCTCGATCGCGCTCGCCCACGACCACGCGTGGCAGTTCCTGGTGGCCAACGCGCTGACCGGCCTGGGCAGCGGGTTCGTCTTCGCTGCGCTGGCCAACGTGGTCGTGGCTGCCGCACCGCTCGGGAGCACGAGCGTGGCGGCGGGCCTCAACGCCAACCTCCGCACCATCGGTGGTGCGATCGGATCGGCGGTGATGGCGAGCATCGTCACGCACCACCTGCTGCCCACCGGATGGCCCGACGAGTCGGGCTACACCTTCGGCTTCGCACTGCTCGCGGCGACGTCTCTGGTCGCAGCTGTGGTCGCAGCTCGCATCCCCGGCTGTCGGCAGGCCCCGCACGCACTGCAGAGGTTGGACGATAGGACAATCAGTGCGGGCATCGTTGGCAACAGAGGGCAAGCAATGTCCGATTCGCTTGTGCGAACGTCTGAGTAG
- a CDS encoding ABC transporter permease, giving the protein MSPSLLAERTAARLNPRQEQAAQAKAASPGRERAVGLARGVTGVVALGLLWEFLPRIGVLDAYFIPPLHVVLGAVVDLARSGELWRHLQASLVRSGVGFFLATSLAIPIGAAIAWYRPVRQVTQPVFEIYRNTAALALLPVFTLILGLGESSKIAIITYACFFPILLSTIAGVATVDPQLLRSAKVLGLSPVATFRKVVFPAAVPTIFTGIRIAGAASILVLIAAEMVGAKAGLGFLIMYANYNFLIPKMYAAILITTLLGLAVNYSLVALERHFSRWRA; this is encoded by the coding sequence ATGTCGCCTAGCCTCCTCGCCGAGCGCACTGCCGCCCGGCTGAACCCACGCCAGGAGCAGGCCGCACAGGCCAAGGCCGCGTCGCCCGGACGGGAGCGTGCGGTCGGGCTCGCCCGAGGTGTCACCGGCGTGGTGGCCCTGGGCCTGCTCTGGGAGTTCCTGCCGCGCATCGGGGTGCTGGATGCCTACTTCATCCCGCCGCTCCACGTGGTCCTCGGCGCGGTCGTCGACCTGGCGCGGAGTGGCGAGCTGTGGCGACACCTCCAGGCCAGCCTGGTCCGGTCGGGTGTCGGGTTCTTCCTCGCGACGAGCCTGGCGATCCCGATCGGTGCCGCGATCGCGTGGTACCGCCCGGTGCGCCAGGTGACCCAGCCGGTCTTCGAGATCTATCGCAACACCGCTGCGCTCGCGCTGCTGCCGGTGTTCACCCTGATCCTCGGGCTCGGCGAGTCGTCGAAGATCGCGATCATCACCTACGCCTGCTTCTTCCCGATCCTGCTCAGCACGATTGCGGGCGTGGCCACGGTGGATCCGCAGCTGTTGCGCTCGGCGAAGGTGCTCGGCCTGTCGCCGGTCGCAACCTTCCGCAAGGTGGTCTTCCCGGCCGCGGTGCCCACGATCTTCACCGGGATCCGGATCGCGGGCGCTGCCTCGATCCTCGTGCTGATCGCGGCAGAGATGGTCGGTGCCAAGGCAGGGCTGGGGTTCCTGATCATGTACGCCAACTACAACTTCCTGATCCCGAAGATGTACGCCGCGATCCTGATCACCACGCTCCTCGGCCTGGCCGTGAACTACAGCCTGGTCGCCCTGGAACGTCACTTCTCCCGCTGGCGTGCATAG
- a CDS encoding ABC transporter ATP-binding protein, with the protein MSSRIELSGVGQTFLVRGNDDKKLREFVALDDLSIDITAGEFLTVVGPSGCGKSTVLDLIAGLTRPTSGTVSVDGRVITGPGLDRSVVFQQYTLLPWRTAQANIEFALEAGKKGERLSKAERVERARTYLELVGLADFASRYPHELSGGMKQRVAIARSLSYQPEVLLMDEPFGALDAQTRERLQEELVSIWDRTGTTVVFITHDIDEAVFLGQRVAVMSARPGRIQEVIEVDLDRSHANDVDLRATPEFAAYRHRIWSLLREQQVATRADAPTKEVAHVA; encoded by the coding sequence ATGAGTTCCCGAATCGAGCTGAGCGGCGTGGGCCAGACCTTCCTGGTCCGCGGCAACGACGACAAGAAGCTGCGTGAGTTCGTCGCACTCGACGATCTCAGCATCGACATCACGGCGGGGGAGTTCCTCACCGTCGTGGGCCCGAGCGGCTGCGGAAAGTCCACGGTGCTCGACCTGATCGCGGGGCTCACCAGGCCCACCTCGGGCACCGTCTCCGTCGACGGCCGGGTCATCACCGGACCCGGCCTCGACCGGAGCGTGGTCTTCCAGCAGTACACCCTGCTCCCGTGGCGGACCGCTCAGGCCAACATCGAGTTTGCGCTCGAGGCCGGCAAGAAGGGGGAGCGCCTGTCGAAGGCCGAGCGGGTCGAGCGGGCGCGCACCTATCTCGAGCTGGTCGGCCTGGCGGACTTCGCCTCCCGCTATCCGCACGAGCTCTCGGGCGGCATGAAGCAGCGAGTGGCGATCGCGCGCAGCCTCTCCTACCAGCCCGAGGTGCTGCTGATGGACGAGCCGTTCGGCGCGCTCGACGCCCAGACCCGTGAGCGCCTCCAGGAGGAGCTCGTCTCGATCTGGGACCGCACCGGCACCACGGTCGTCTTCATCACCCATGACATCGACGAGGCCGTCTTCCTGGGCCAGCGAGTCGCGGTGATGAGCGCTCGCCCGGGCCGGATCCAGGAGGTCATCGAGGTCGACCTGGACCGCAGCCACGCGAATGACGTCGACCTGCGTGCGACGCCCGAGTTCGCGGCGTACCGGCACAGGATCTGGAGCCTGCTGCGCGAGCAGCAGGTCGCCACCCGCGCGGACGCACCCACGAAGGAGGTCGCTCATGTCGCCTAG
- a CDS encoding FAD-dependent oxidoreductase has product MGAEAFDYDVLVVGSGFGGSVTALRLTEKGYRVGVLEAGRRFADDDFAKTNWDVKNFYWAPRLRCFGIQRIRVLKNVVVLAGAGVGGGSLVYANTLYEPQTDAFFKDRQWAGIADWKQELTPHYDQAKRMLGVTLNPTVTAADEVLKKVAGKMGVGDSYHAAPVGVFFGRDGAKEPGTLVEDPFFGGAGPARNGCLECGECMVGCRHNAKNTLVKNYLHLAEKAGAEVLPMTTVVGLRQREDGAYAVEVAPTGKNGSRHRRTLTAREVVLAAGTWGTQELLHQMKMSGSLPHISDRLGHLTRTNSESICSASLNLRNRKDQDFHHGVAITSSIHPDERTHIEPVRYGQGSNSMSFLQTVMTDGGGRTPRPLRWLLAVLRHPLNFLALYLGIKDWSNRTIIALVMQTHDNSITVFGKKNWRGRIKLSSRQGHGEPNPTWIPAANEATRLMAEEIGGAAYGSTGEIFDIPMTAHFLGGAVIGTSPEDGVIDAYHRVFGHTGLHVVDGAAISANIGVNPSLTITAQAERAMSLWPNKGEADQRPPLGAAYQRIAAVLPTSPVVPPTAPAALRLPIFPVQRTGSIA; this is encoded by the coding sequence GTGGGTGCAGAGGCCTTTGACTACGACGTGCTCGTAGTGGGATCGGGATTCGGCGGATCAGTGACAGCCCTCCGGCTGACGGAGAAGGGCTATCGCGTCGGTGTCCTCGAGGCCGGCCGCCGCTTCGCCGACGACGACTTCGCGAAGACGAACTGGGACGTCAAGAACTTCTACTGGGCCCCGCGCCTGCGCTGCTTCGGCATCCAGCGGATCCGGGTCCTCAAGAACGTGGTCGTGCTCGCCGGCGCGGGCGTCGGTGGTGGTTCGCTGGTCTACGCGAACACGCTCTACGAACCCCAGACCGACGCGTTCTTCAAGGACCGCCAGTGGGCCGGGATCGCCGACTGGAAGCAGGAGCTCACCCCGCACTACGACCAGGCCAAGCGGATGCTCGGCGTGACGCTGAACCCGACCGTCACCGCCGCCGACGAGGTGCTCAAGAAAGTCGCCGGCAAGATGGGCGTGGGGGACAGCTACCACGCCGCGCCCGTGGGCGTCTTCTTCGGACGTGACGGCGCCAAGGAGCCCGGCACGCTTGTCGAGGACCCGTTCTTCGGTGGTGCCGGTCCGGCCCGCAACGGCTGCCTCGAGTGCGGGGAGTGCATGGTCGGCTGCCGCCACAACGCCAAGAACACGCTCGTCAAGAACTACCTCCACCTCGCCGAGAAGGCGGGTGCCGAGGTGCTGCCGATGACCACGGTCGTCGGCCTGCGCCAGCGTGAGGACGGCGCGTACGCCGTCGAGGTCGCGCCGACGGGGAAGAACGGCAGCAGGCATCGTCGTACCCTCACCGCGCGGGAGGTCGTCCTTGCCGCCGGCACCTGGGGCACCCAGGAGCTGTTGCACCAGATGAAGATGTCCGGCTCGTTGCCGCACATCTCCGACCGGCTCGGCCACCTCACCCGCACCAACTCCGAGTCGATCTGCAGCGCCAGCCTGAACCTGCGCAACCGCAAGGACCAGGACTTCCATCACGGCGTCGCGATCACCTCCTCGATCCACCCCGACGAGCGCACCCACATCGAGCCGGTGCGCTACGGCCAGGGGTCGAACTCGATGTCGTTCCTGCAGACCGTCATGACCGACGGCGGAGGACGTACGCCGCGTCCCCTGCGCTGGCTCCTCGCGGTCCTGCGGCACCCGCTCAACTTCCTCGCGCTCTATCTCGGCATCAAGGACTGGTCGAACCGCACGATCATCGCCCTGGTCATGCAGACGCATGACAACTCGATCACGGTCTTCGGCAAGAAGAACTGGCGCGGCAGGATCAAGCTCTCCTCGCGCCAGGGCCATGGCGAGCCCAACCCGACCTGGATCCCGGCGGCCAACGAGGCGACACGGCTGATGGCCGAGGAGATCGGGGGAGCGGCCTACGGCAGCACGGGCGAGATCTTCGACATCCCGATGACCGCGCACTTCCTCGGTGGTGCCGTGATCGGCACCTCGCCGGAGGACGGCGTGATCGACGCCTACCACCGCGTCTTCGGCCACACCGGCCTGCACGTGGTCGACGGCGCGGCCATCTCGGCCAACATCGGCGTGAACCCCTCGCTGACGATCACTGCCCAGGCGGAGCGCGCCATGTCGCTGTGGCCCAACAAGGGCGAGGCCGACCAGCGCCCGCCGCTGGGCGCGGCGTACCAGCGGATCGCTGCGGTGCTCCCGACCTCGCCGGTGGTCCCGCCCACCGCTCCTGCCGCCCTGCGGCTGCCGATCTTCCCCGTCCAGCGCACGGGGTCCATCGCGTGA